In a genomic window of Pantoea agglomerans:
- a CDS encoding glycoside hydrolase family 1 protein has translation MKSEFPQDFLWGGALAANQAEGAYREDGKGLTTSDMQPEGILGPVVQRQPGDASIKDIAIDFYHRYPEDISLFAEMGFTCLRVSIAWARLFPQGDEQAPNEAGLAWYDKLFDELARHGIQPLVTLSHYEMPWGLVQNYGGWGNRQLITFFERYARTVFARYRSKVKLWLTFNEINMSLHAPLTGVGLQGDVSQAEIYQAIHHQLVASALAVKACHELIPDARIGNMLLGGLLYPLTCKPDDVLAALQENQRWQFFGDVQCRGRYPGYIKRYFREQNITLCTEPADFEALSHTVDFVSFSYYMSGCATADASQAAKLRGNILDMVPNPHLDSSEWGWQIDPVGLRTLLNLLWDRYQKPLFIVENGLGAQDKPDADGQIHDDYRIRYVNDHLVQVWEAINDGVEVMGYTYWGPIDLVSASKAEMTKRYGFIYVDRHQDGSGTLKRSRKKSFYWYRDVICSRGATLSRQ, from the coding sequence ATGAAGAGTGAGTTCCCACAGGACTTTTTATGGGGAGGTGCGCTGGCAGCGAATCAGGCTGAAGGCGCGTATCGCGAAGATGGCAAGGGATTGACCACCTCTGACATGCAGCCTGAGGGCATTCTCGGGCCGGTGGTGCAGCGCCAGCCCGGCGACGCCAGCATCAAAGATATCGCTATCGATTTTTATCACCGCTATCCCGAGGATATTTCGCTGTTTGCGGAAATGGGCTTTACCTGTCTGCGCGTCTCTATCGCCTGGGCGCGCCTGTTTCCGCAGGGGGATGAACAAGCGCCGAATGAGGCGGGCCTGGCCTGGTACGATAAGCTGTTTGACGAACTGGCGCGTCACGGCATCCAGCCGCTGGTAACCCTGTCGCACTATGAGATGCCCTGGGGGCTGGTGCAGAACTATGGCGGCTGGGGCAACCGTCAGCTCATCACCTTTTTTGAACGCTACGCGCGTACCGTTTTCGCGCGCTATCGCAGCAAGGTTAAGCTATGGCTGACCTTCAATGAAATCAATATGTCGCTGCATGCGCCGCTGACCGGCGTGGGTCTGCAGGGTGATGTGAGTCAGGCGGAGATTTATCAGGCGATCCATCATCAGCTGGTCGCCAGCGCCCTGGCGGTGAAAGCCTGCCACGAGCTGATCCCTGACGCGCGCATCGGCAATATGTTGCTTGGCGGCCTGCTCTATCCGCTGACCTGTAAGCCTGACGACGTGCTCGCCGCGCTGCAGGAAAACCAACGCTGGCAGTTCTTCGGCGACGTGCAGTGCCGCGGCCGTTATCCTGGCTACATAAAACGCTACTTCCGGGAACAGAATATTACGCTTTGCACCGAACCGGCAGACTTTGAGGCGCTGAGCCATACGGTCGATTTCGTCTCGTTCAGCTATTACATGTCCGGCTGCGCCACTGCCGACGCCAGCCAGGCGGCAAAGCTGCGCGGTAATATTCTCGATATGGTGCCTAATCCCCACCTCGACAGCTCGGAATGGGGCTGGCAGATCGATCCCGTCGGACTGCGCACCCTGCTCAATCTCCTGTGGGATCGCTATCAGAAGCCGCTGTTTATCGTCGAGAACGGGCTTGGCGCGCAGGATAAACCCGATGCCGACGGCCAGATCCACGACGACTACCGCATCCGCTACGTCAACGATCATCTGGTGCAGGTGTGGGAGGCGATTAATGATGGCGTAGAGGTTATGGGCTACACCTACTGGGGCCCCATCGATCTGGTGAGCGCATCAAAGGCGGAGATGACCAAACGCTATGGCTTTATCTATGTGGATCGCCATCAGGACGGCTCCGGCACCCTGAAGCGCAGCCGTAAAAAGAGCTTCTACTGGTATCGTGATGTGATTTGCAGCCGCGGCGCGACGCTCAGCCGCCAGTAA
- the eptA gene encoding phosphoethanolamine transferase EptA, with protein MFFPLNKRPTLNRLSFLLLFSIYIAVFLNLAFYRQVIAAMPLDSVRNWLVFLSMPLVAISVINIVATIASFIWLDRLIIALFILVSAAAQYFIWNYGVIIDRSMLVNILDTTPSESFALLTPQLVATLLLSGVVMAGVAFWVRVRPTSPFWKSAVYRIVSVAASVICILLVASLFYKDYASLFRNQKELVKSLSPSNAITATLSWYKHNRDLNLPLVKIGEDARLQPAMQTGKKNLTILIVGETSRAANFSLSGYERETNPLLKNDNITYFPHTASCGTATAVSVPCMFSGMPRVHYDDALAGHQEGLLDVIQRAGIKVLWNDNDGGCKGACDRVPHQDLSSLNLAGMCIKGECYDEVLFHGLEDYIQQLQGNGVIVLHTIGSHGPTYYNRYPPQFRRFMPTCDTNQIQDCSQQQLVNTYDNTLLYVDFIVDKAIKLLQAHQDRFTTSLVYLSDHGESLGENGTYLHGMPYAIAPEVQKHVPMLIWLSPDYQQRYGVNKRCLDKLAAQDNFSQDNLFSTMLGLTGTATKVYKAEDDILTSCRKS; from the coding sequence ATGTTTTTCCCGCTCAATAAAAGACCGACGCTGAATCGGCTCTCTTTTTTATTGCTGTTTTCGATTTATATCGCGGTATTTCTTAACCTGGCCTTTTACCGTCAGGTCATCGCTGCCATGCCGCTGGACAGCGTGCGCAACTGGCTGGTCTTTCTCTCGATGCCGCTGGTGGCGATTTCAGTAATTAATATCGTTGCGACCATCGCCTCTTTTATCTGGCTCGATCGCCTGATTATCGCGCTGTTTATTCTGGTCTCCGCCGCTGCGCAATATTTCATCTGGAATTACGGGGTGATTATTGATCGGTCGATGCTGGTCAATATCCTCGATACCACGCCGTCCGAGAGCTTTGCGCTGTTGACGCCGCAGCTGGTGGCGACGCTGCTGCTTTCCGGCGTGGTAATGGCGGGAGTGGCGTTCTGGGTGCGGGTTCGTCCCACCAGCCCCTTCTGGAAAAGCGCGGTTTATCGCATTGTTAGCGTGGCGGCGTCGGTGATCTGCATTCTGCTGGTGGCCTCGCTGTTCTACAAAGATTACGCTTCGCTGTTCCGCAATCAGAAAGAGCTGGTGAAGTCGCTCAGCCCGTCAAACGCTATTACCGCCACGCTCTCCTGGTATAAGCACAACCGGGATTTAAATCTGCCGCTGGTGAAAATCGGTGAAGATGCACGCCTGCAGCCGGCGATGCAGACGGGCAAAAAGAATCTGACTATTTTAATCGTCGGCGAAACGTCGCGCGCGGCCAACTTTTCCCTGTCGGGCTACGAGCGCGAGACCAACCCGCTGCTGAAGAACGATAACATCACCTATTTTCCGCATACCGCCTCCTGCGGCACGGCGACGGCGGTGTCGGTTCCCTGCATGTTTTCCGGTATGCCGCGCGTTCACTACGATGACGCGCTCGCCGGGCATCAGGAGGGACTGCTGGATGTGATTCAGCGCGCCGGCATTAAGGTGCTGTGGAATGATAACGACGGCGGCTGTAAGGGCGCCTGCGACCGCGTGCCGCATCAGGATCTCTCCAGCCTCAATCTGGCGGGGATGTGCATTAAGGGCGAATGCTACGACGAGGTGCTGTTTCACGGGCTGGAGGATTATATTCAGCAGCTGCAGGGCAACGGCGTGATCGTGCTGCATACCATCGGCAGCCACGGCCCGACTTACTATAATCGCTATCCGCCCCAGTTCCGTCGCTTTATGCCAACCTGCGACACCAACCAGATTCAGGACTGTTCGCAGCAGCAGCTGGTGAATACCTATGACAACACCCTGCTGTACGTCGATTTTATCGTCGACAAGGCGATTAAGCTGCTGCAGGCGCATCAGGACAGATTCACTACCAGCCTGGTCTATCTCTCCGATCATGGCGAATCGCTGGGCGAGAACGGCACCTACCTGCACGGCATGCCCTACGCTATCGCACCGGAGGTACAGAAACATGTGCCGATGCTGATCTGGCTGTCGCCGGACTACCAGCAACGCTATGGCGTCAACAAGCGCTGTCTCGACAAGCTGGCGGCGCAGGATAACTTCTCGCAGGATAATCTCTTCTCTACCATGCTGGGGCTAACCGGCACGGCGACAAAGGTCTATAAAGCGGAAGATGATATTCTGACCTCCTGCCGTAAAAGCTAA
- a CDS encoding lipoate--protein ligase A, with protein MTTLRLLLSESNDPWFNLAVETCIYRQMPATQKVLFLWRNAETVVIGRAQNPWKECNTRRMAQDGIKLARRSSGGGAVFHDLGNCCFTFMAGKPEYDKSVSTGIILRALSALGIEAEASGRNDLVVRRGEESRKISGSAYHETPDRGFHHGTFLINSDLSRLADYLNPDIKKLHTKGITSVRSRVANLTEIAPEINYAAICDAVTESFFDYYQARCQPERISPEALPDLPGFAEQFARQSSWEWNFGHSPDFSHLLDTRFAWGGVEIHFDVERGVISRCQIFSDSLNPAPLEALATQLQGVDYRPDALAAAVARLQVAFPAQHEELAELKSWLTTSVS; from the coding sequence ATGACCACGCTGCGCCTGCTGCTTTCAGAATCAAACGATCCCTGGTTTAACCTCGCCGTCGAGACCTGCATTTACCGGCAGATGCCCGCCACGCAGAAGGTGCTGTTTCTGTGGCGCAATGCCGAAACCGTGGTAATCGGCCGGGCACAAAATCCCTGGAAAGAGTGCAATACGCGGCGTATGGCGCAGGACGGCATTAAGCTGGCGCGCCGCAGCAGCGGCGGCGGCGCGGTATTTCACGATCTCGGCAACTGCTGTTTTACCTTTATGGCGGGCAAGCCGGAGTATGACAAGAGCGTTTCGACCGGCATTATTTTACGTGCGCTGAGCGCGCTGGGGATTGAGGCCGAGGCGTCCGGGCGCAACGATCTGGTGGTCAGGCGCGGCGAGGAAAGTCGCAAAATATCCGGCTCCGCCTATCATGAAACTCCCGATCGCGGCTTCCATCATGGTACTTTTTTAATCAATTCTGACCTGTCGCGGCTGGCGGATTATCTTAACCCGGACATCAAAAAGCTGCATACCAAAGGCATTACCTCTGTGCGTTCACGCGTGGCGAATTTAACGGAAATTGCGCCAGAGATAAACTACGCGGCAATTTGTGACGCTGTCACAGAATCCTTTTTTGATTACTATCAGGCGCGCTGCCAGCCGGAACGCATCTCGCCAGAGGCGCTGCCCGATCTCCCTGGCTTTGCCGAGCAGTTTGCACGCCAGAGCAGCTGGGAGTGGAACTTCGGCCACTCACCCGACTTCTCTCACCTGCTTGATACCCGTTTCGCCTGGGGCGGCGTGGAGATCCATTTCGACGTCGAGCGCGGCGTAATTAGCCGCTGCCAGATCTTTAGCGACAGCCTTAATCCCGCGCCACTGGAGGCGCTGGCGACGCAGCTGCAGGGCGTCGACTATCGTCCCGACGCGCTCGCCGCTGCGGTCGCGCGGCTGCAAGTGGCGTTTCCCGCACAGCATGAGGAGCTGGCAGAGCTGAAAAGCTGGCTAACCACCAGCGTCAGCTAG
- a CDS encoding LacI family DNA-binding transcriptional regulator, whose protein sequence is MATILEVAKRAGVSKATVSRVLSGNGYVSQETREKVMQAVTETEFRPNLLARNLSVKSTQTVGLVVTNTLYSGNYFSELMSHSARMLEQQGRQLILADGKHSAAQERAAIDFLLDLRCDGIIIYPRFLSVDEMDEIIAQHKQPVLVVNRRLRQHHSFCIYADQKRISAMAVKALIDLGHRDIGFITGSLDSPTGLERLAGYKAALEESGIPLRAALIVQGNWHAESGAQAAAALLASGCPFSALVASNDEMAIGAIRALTTAEIAVPKQVSVLGFDDIPLAPFIVPALSSVKIPVTEMIQEAIARLLAMLDGGSWQDAEAFAASLSLRESVAPGPFSR, encoded by the coding sequence ATGGCCACCATACTTGAGGTCGCGAAACGGGCGGGCGTGTCAAAAGCCACGGTGTCCAGAGTGCTGTCGGGCAATGGCTATGTCAGTCAGGAGACGCGGGAAAAGGTAATGCAGGCGGTGACCGAAACGGAGTTCCGCCCCAATTTACTGGCGCGCAATTTGTCGGTGAAATCGACCCAGACAGTCGGGCTGGTCGTGACCAATACCCTCTACAGCGGCAACTACTTTTCCGAGCTGATGTCGCACTCCGCGCGCATGCTGGAGCAGCAGGGCCGCCAGCTTATTCTGGCGGACGGCAAGCACAGCGCGGCGCAGGAGCGGGCGGCGATCGATTTTCTGCTCGACCTGCGCTGCGACGGCATTATCATCTACCCGCGCTTTCTCAGCGTTGACGAAATGGATGAGATTATCGCGCAGCATAAGCAGCCGGTGCTGGTGGTGAACCGACGCCTGCGCCAGCACCACAGCTTCTGCATCTACGCCGACCAGAAGCGGATCAGCGCGATGGCGGTGAAAGCGCTTATCGATCTCGGGCATCGGGATATCGGCTTTATCACCGGCTCGCTTGATTCCCCGACCGGCCTTGAGCGCCTCGCCGGCTATAAAGCGGCGCTGGAGGAGAGCGGTATTCCGCTGCGCGCGGCGCTTATCGTGCAGGGCAACTGGCATGCAGAGAGCGGGGCGCAGGCAGCGGCTGCCTTGCTCGCCAGCGGCTGCCCCTTTAGCGCGCTGGTAGCCAGCAACGATGAGATGGCGATTGGTGCCATCAGAGCGCTGACCACGGCAGAGATAGCGGTGCCGAAGCAGGTGTCGGTACTGGGCTTTGACGATATCCCGCTGGCGCCTTTTATCGTTCCCGCGCTCTCCAGCGTTAAAATTCCCGTTACGGAAATGATCCAGGAGGCGATCGCGCGCCTGCTGGCGATGCTCGACGGCGGCTCGTGGCAGGACGCCGAGGCGTTCGCCGCCAGCCTGTCGCTGCGCGAATCGGTGGCGCCCGGCCCGTTTTCGCGCTAG
- the ascF gene encoding PTS cellobiose/arbutin/salicin transporter subunit IIBC, with amino-acid sequence MPNPYAEVSRAIVQSLGGMQNIEAVTHCMTRLRFVLKDPALIDSAALKALPGVMGVVHKETQCQVIIGNNVGKAYQAILELGTPAASGGAAVKRKITLRGIGAGILDALVGTMSPLIPAIIGGSMVKLLAMVLEMSGVLPKGSSTLTILTVIGDGAFFFLPVMVAASASLKFKTNMSLAIAIAGVLLHPGFIDLMAKAAQGQAVDFASIPVTPVKYTYTVIPALVMTWILSHIERIIDRITPAVTKNFLKPMLIVLIAAPIAILLIGPLGIWIGSGISALVYTVHGYLGWLSVAIMGALWPLLVMTGMHRVFTPTIIQTIAESGKEGMVMPSEIGANLSLGGSSLAVAFKTKNRELRQTALAAAASAIVAGISEPALYGVAVRLKRPLIACLISGFICGAVAGVGGLASHSMASPGLFTSVQFFDPANPMSIVWVVAVMALSVVLSFILTLILGFEDIPESAPEASASPAQTDAIKPVKAAVHH; translated from the coding sequence ATGCCTAATCCCTACGCAGAAGTCTCTCGCGCCATCGTACAGTCGCTGGGCGGCATGCAAAATATTGAGGCAGTGACCCACTGCATGACCCGCCTGCGGTTCGTGCTGAAAGATCCCGCCCTTATCGACAGCGCCGCGCTTAAAGCGCTGCCCGGCGTAATGGGCGTGGTCCACAAGGAGACCCAGTGTCAGGTCATTATCGGCAACAACGTCGGCAAGGCCTATCAGGCGATCCTTGAACTCGGCACCCCGGCCGCCTCAGGCGGCGCAGCGGTGAAGCGCAAAATTACCCTGAGAGGTATCGGCGCCGGCATTCTCGATGCGCTGGTGGGCACCATGTCGCCGCTGATTCCGGCCATTATCGGCGGCTCAATGGTGAAGCTGCTGGCGATGGTGCTGGAGATGAGCGGCGTGCTGCCGAAAGGCTCGTCCACCCTGACGATCCTGACGGTGATCGGCGACGGCGCATTTTTCTTCCTGCCGGTGATGGTTGCCGCGTCCGCCTCGCTGAAGTTTAAAACCAATATGTCGCTGGCCATCGCTATCGCGGGCGTGCTGCTGCACCCCGGCTTTATCGATCTGATGGCGAAAGCGGCGCAGGGCCAGGCGGTCGATTTCGCCTCGATTCCCGTGACGCCGGTGAAATATACCTACACGGTGATCCCGGCACTGGTGATGACCTGGATCCTGTCGCATATCGAGCGCATCATCGACCGCATTACGCCAGCGGTGACGAAAAACTTCCTGAAGCCGATGCTGATCGTGCTGATCGCCGCGCCGATCGCCATTCTGCTGATTGGCCCGCTCGGCATCTGGATCGGCAGCGGTATTTCCGCGCTGGTGTATACCGTTCACGGCTATCTCGGCTGGCTCTCGGTGGCGATTATGGGCGCGCTCTGGCCGCTGCTGGTGATGACCGGCATGCATCGCGTCTTTACCCCGACCATTATTCAGACCATCGCGGAGAGCGGCAAAGAGGGCATGGTAATGCCGTCGGAGATCGGCGCCAACCTGTCGCTGGGCGGCTCTTCGCTGGCGGTGGCCTTTAAAACTAAAAACCGCGAGCTGCGCCAGACCGCCCTCGCCGCCGCCGCTTCGGCGATTGTCGCGGGCATCTCTGAACCGGCACTCTATGGCGTGGCGGTGCGCCTGAAGCGTCCGCTCATCGCCTGCCTGATTAGCGGCTTTATCTGCGGCGCGGTCGCCGGCGTCGGCGGTCTTGCCAGCCACTCTATGGCATCGCCGGGACTCTTTACCAGCGTGCAGTTTTTCGACCCCGCCAATCCGATGAGCATCGTCTGGGTGGTGGCGGTTATGGCGCTCTCCGTGGTGCTCTCTTTTATTCTGACGCTGATTTTAGGCTTTGAAGATATTCCGGAAAGCGCGCCTGAGGCCAGCGCCTCACCCGCTCAGACCGACGCAATTAAGCCCGTTAAGGCGGCAGTCCATCATTGA
- a CDS encoding 6-phospho-beta-glucosidase, with protein MSELTFPAGFLWGGALAANQSEGGYREGGKGLTTVDMIPHGPARMPVKLGLEKRFALRDDEYYPSHEAIDFYHRYKEDIALMAEMGFTVFRTSIAWSRLYPRGDEPEPNPEGIAFYRSLFEECKKYGIEPLVTLCHFDVPMHLVMEYGSWRSRKMVDFFARYARTCFEAFDGLVKYWLTFNEINILLHSPFSGAGLAFEAGENQDQVKYQAAHHELVASALATRIAHEVNPANQVGCMLAGGNFYPWSCKPEDVWAALEKDRENLFFIDVQARGAYPAYAARLFREKGVTIEMASDDAETLKNSVDFVSFSYYASRCASAEMNEQNSSAANVVKSLTNPYIKRSDWGWGIDPLGLRITMNMMYDRYQKPLFLVENGLGAQDTVEADGSINDDYRISYLREHIRAMAQAIDDGVPVMGYTTWGCIDLVAASTGEMSKRYGFVYVDRDDLGRGTLARSRKKSFWWYKKVIASNGRDLS; from the coding sequence ATGTCTGAACTGACATTTCCAGCAGGTTTTTTATGGGGTGGCGCGCTCGCCGCAAATCAGTCTGAAGGCGGGTATCGCGAAGGCGGGAAAGGACTGACGACGGTCGATATGATCCCGCACGGCCCGGCGCGCATGCCGGTAAAGCTCGGGTTAGAGAAGCGGTTTGCGCTGCGCGACGATGAATACTATCCCAGCCATGAAGCGATCGATTTTTATCATCGCTACAAAGAGGATATCGCCCTGATGGCCGAGATGGGCTTTACGGTGTTTCGCACCTCCATCGCCTGGAGTCGCCTTTATCCGCGCGGCGATGAGCCTGAGCCGAACCCGGAAGGGATCGCTTTTTACCGCAGCCTGTTTGAGGAGTGCAAAAAGTACGGCATCGAGCCTCTGGTTACCCTGTGTCATTTTGACGTGCCGATGCACCTGGTGATGGAGTATGGCTCGTGGCGCAGCCGCAAAATGGTCGATTTCTTTGCCCGCTATGCGCGCACCTGCTTTGAGGCTTTCGACGGGCTGGTGAAGTACTGGCTCACCTTTAATGAGATCAATATTCTGCTGCACAGCCCCTTCTCCGGTGCCGGGCTGGCGTTCGAGGCGGGAGAGAATCAGGATCAGGTGAAGTATCAGGCGGCGCACCACGAGCTGGTGGCCAGCGCGCTGGCTACCCGAATCGCTCACGAGGTCAACCCGGCAAATCAGGTCGGCTGTATGCTGGCAGGCGGCAACTTCTATCCCTGGTCCTGTAAGCCGGAAGATGTCTGGGCGGCGCTGGAGAAGGATCGCGAAAATCTCTTCTTTATCGACGTGCAGGCCAGAGGCGCCTATCCCGCCTATGCCGCCCGCCTGTTTCGAGAGAAAGGCGTTACGATCGAAATGGCGAGCGACGACGCAGAGACGCTGAAAAACAGCGTCGATTTCGTCTCATTCAGCTATTACGCGTCGCGCTGCGCTTCGGCGGAGATGAACGAGCAGAACAGCAGCGCCGCCAACGTGGTGAAGTCGCTGACCAATCCCTATATCAAGCGCAGCGACTGGGGCTGGGGCATCGATCCGCTGGGGCTGCGCATCACCATGAATATGATGTACGACCGCTATCAGAAGCCGCTGTTTCTGGTTGAGAACGGACTGGGGGCGCAGGATACCGTGGAGGCGGACGGCAGCATCAATGACGACTACCGCATCAGCTATCTGCGCGAGCATATTCGGGCGATGGCGCAGGCGATTGACGACGGCGTGCCGGTGATGGGCTACACCACCTGGGGCTGCATCGATCTGGTCGCTGCCTCTACCGGCGAGATGAGCAAGCGCTATGGCTTCGTCTATGTCGATCGGGATGATCTGGGGCGCGGCACGCTGGCGCGCTCGCGGAAAAAATCGTTCTGGTGGTATAAAAAAGTGATCGCCAGCAACGGCCGCGACCTTAGCTAA
- a CDS encoding alpha/beta hydrolase-fold protein, with product MNFRCLFLCLGLAVWSQLTLAIPLPQRPPDTLPPERYISHVNANNTITWQLWAPAAKAVEVVTGATPDRYVSHPMTKDDQGIWSFTSEPLQPSLYEYFFNVDGFRSVDTGNALAKPQRQVNTSLILVPGSLLDEREVPHGEIHTLTWHSPSLKRERRIAVWVPPGTRADSPPLPVLYYYHGFGDTGMSVLTQGRVPQIMDNLLAEGKIEPMLVVMPDTETDAEGAIPESFAPATRREVFYPRNAQAADKELMEEIMPLVAARYPVRKEASGQALAGLSQGGYQALVSGMRHLDKFAWLGIFSGVTTETVPDFRVAAQLKKPAAINRQLKLLTLVSGEEDIITGRDMTGLKAQLDQRGIRNDWHSYPKLGHEMDVWRPAYIDFVQKLFRTEK from the coding sequence ATGAATTTTCGCTGCCTTTTTCTCTGCCTCGGCCTGGCGGTATGGAGCCAGCTGACGCTGGCGATTCCCCTTCCCCAGCGCCCGCCCGACACTCTTCCGCCGGAACGCTATATCAGCCACGTCAACGCTAACAACACGATAACGTGGCAGTTATGGGCGCCCGCCGCCAAAGCGGTTGAGGTGGTCACCGGCGCTACGCCCGATCGTTACGTTTCCCATCCGATGACCAAAGACGACCAGGGCATCTGGTCTTTTACCAGCGAACCTCTGCAGCCCAGCTTATATGAATACTTTTTCAACGTGGACGGCTTCCGCAGCGTCGACACGGGCAATGCGCTGGCGAAACCGCAGCGGCAGGTCAATACCAGCCTGATCCTGGTGCCCGGCAGCCTGCTGGACGAGCGCGAGGTGCCGCACGGGGAGATCCATACCCTGACCTGGCATTCGCCGTCGCTGAAGCGTGAACGGCGCATCGCCGTCTGGGTGCCGCCCGGCACGCGCGCCGATTCGCCGCCGCTACCAGTGCTCTACTACTACCACGGCTTTGGCGATACCGGTATGTCGGTGCTAACGCAGGGACGGGTGCCGCAGATTATGGACAACCTGCTCGCCGAGGGAAAAATCGAGCCGATGCTGGTGGTAATGCCGGATACCGAAACCGACGCCGAGGGCGCGATACCGGAGAGCTTTGCCCCCGCTACGCGCCGCGAGGTTTTCTATCCGCGCAACGCGCAGGCGGCGGACAAAGAGCTGATGGAGGAGATTATGCCGCTGGTAGCCGCGCGCTATCCGGTGCGCAAAGAGGCCAGCGGCCAGGCGCTGGCCGGTCTCTCTCAGGGGGGCTATCAGGCGCTGGTCAGCGGCATGCGTCATCTGGATAAATTCGCCTGGCTGGGGATTTTCAGCGGCGTGACCACCGAAACCGTGCCTGACTTTCGCGTGGCGGCGCAGCTGAAGAAGCCCGCAGCTATCAACCGCCAGCTGAAGCTGCTGACGCTGGTGAGCGGCGAAGAGGATATTATTACCGGGCGCGATATGACCGGGCTGAAGGCGCAGCTGGATCAGCGCGGCATCCGCAACGACTGGCACAGCTACCCCAAACTGGGGCATGAAATGGATGTGTGGCGTCCGGCCTATATCGATTTCGTTCAGAAGCTGTTTCGGACGGAAAAGTGA
- a CDS encoding ATP-binding protein, whose protein sequence is MSEQAQEKELRLCATINSLTTLGVALRQFLAALPVNEAWIYPLDLALCEAASNIIRHGYHDDASARYRVCFSHDGRAVTVTLYDSGVPVPEDKRQPPVIDPDAPLTLESLSEGGRGMQLIFSGVDRVSYHQGETENQLTLVKTLP, encoded by the coding sequence ATGTCCGAACAGGCTCAGGAAAAAGAGCTTCGGCTCTGCGCAACGATTAACAGCCTGACAACCCTTGGCGTTGCGCTGCGTCAGTTCCTGGCGGCGCTGCCGGTGAATGAGGCCTGGATCTATCCGCTCGATCTGGCGTTATGCGAGGCAGCCAGCAATATCATTCGCCACGGCTATCATGACGACGCCTCGGCGCGCTACCGGGTCTGCTTTAGCCACGACGGCCGCGCGGTCACGGTAACGCTCTACGACAGCGGCGTGCCGGTGCCGGAGGATAAGCGCCAGCCGCCGGTGATCGATCCCGACGCGCCGCTGACGCTGGAGAGCCTGAGCGAGGGCGGACGCGGCATGCAGCTTATTTTTTCAGGCGTCGACCGGGTCAGCTACCATCAGGGAGAAACGGAAAACCAGCTGACCCTGGTGAAAACGCTGCCTTAG
- a CDS encoding STAS domain-containing protein: MKFETEKIDQAFIFTPVVRRLDASVALRFKEAIAEVIKQGESALILDFSRVDFIDSSCLGALISVLKSLSGKGQLVLCALNANIKAMFALTRMDRVFTLCADRSEALAVINEGG, from the coding sequence ATGAAATTTGAAACTGAAAAGATCGACCAGGCCTTTATCTTTACGCCGGTGGTGCGCCGTCTGGACGCGTCGGTCGCGCTGCGTTTTAAAGAGGCGATAGCGGAGGTGATCAAGCAGGGGGAGAGCGCGCTGATCCTCGACTTTTCGCGCGTCGATTTTATCGACAGTAGCTGTCTGGGCGCGCTGATTTCCGTGCTGAAGTCGCTGAGCGGCAAAGGGCAGCTGGTGCTCTGCGCGCTTAATGCCAATATCAAAGCGATGTTTGCCCTGACCCGTATGGACCGGGTGTTTACCCTTTGCGCCGATCGCAGCGAGGCGCTCGCCGTGATTAACGAAGGAGGCTGA